In the Micromonospora narathiwatensis genome, one interval contains:
- a CDS encoding glutathione S-transferase family protein, translating to MARAQFSAETAGGGAFVRQPNRFTGRVTPHSTSPEGGGPDEQDRWPLEAGRYRLIWCRACPWAHRARIVRSLLGLEDVISLGTVDPIRDERGWRFTLDQDGFDPVLGISFLSEAYLATDPDYQGRVTVPALVDTRTGRVVTNDYPQLTLDLITEWRRFHKPGAPDLYPVELRPEMDTLMAEIHRDVNNGVYRCGFATSQQAYDEAYTALFARLDALSERLSGRRYLMGDQITEADVRLFTTLVRFDVAYHGHFKCNRQKLTEMPVLWAYARDLFQTPGFGETVDFDHIKRHYYATHEMINPTRIVPLGPDLHGWTTPHGRG from the coding sequence ATGGCTCGGGCCCAGTTCAGCGCAGAGACCGCCGGCGGCGGCGCGTTCGTCCGCCAGCCCAACCGGTTCACCGGTCGGGTCACCCCGCACTCCACCTCGCCCGAGGGTGGCGGCCCCGACGAGCAGGACCGCTGGCCGCTGGAGGCCGGCCGGTACCGGTTGATCTGGTGCCGGGCCTGCCCGTGGGCGCACCGGGCGCGGATCGTGCGTAGCCTGCTCGGCCTGGAGGACGTGATCTCGCTGGGCACGGTCGACCCGATCCGCGACGAGCGGGGCTGGCGGTTCACCCTCGACCAGGACGGCTTCGACCCGGTGCTGGGGATCAGCTTCCTCTCCGAGGCTTACCTGGCGACCGACCCGGACTATCAGGGGCGGGTGACCGTGCCGGCGCTCGTCGACACCCGGACCGGGCGGGTGGTGACCAACGACTACCCCCAGCTCACCCTGGATCTGATCACCGAGTGGCGGCGGTTCCACAAGCCGGGCGCACCGGACCTCTACCCGGTCGAGCTGCGCCCGGAGATGGACACGCTGATGGCGGAAATCCATCGGGACGTCAACAACGGGGTCTACCGGTGCGGCTTCGCCACCTCCCAGCAGGCGTACGACGAGGCGTACACCGCGCTCTTCGCCCGGCTGGACGCGCTGTCGGAGCGGCTGTCCGGGCGGCGCTACCTGATGGGCGACCAGATCACCGAGGCCGACGTGCGGCTCTTCACCACGCTGGTCCGCTTCGACGTGGCGTACCACGGGCACTTCAAGTGCAACCGGCAGAAGCTGACCGAGATGCCGGTGCTCTGGGCGTACGCCCGGGATCTGTTCCAGACCCCCGGCTTCGGCGAGACGGTGGACTTCGACCACATCAAGCGGCACTACTACGCCACCCACGAGATGATCAACCCGACCCGGATCGTGCCGCTCGGTCCGGACCTGCACGGTTGGACCACGCCGCACGGGCGTGGCTGA
- the pcaF gene encoding 3-oxoadipyl-CoA thiolase, with amino-acid sequence MTVAYLVAGVRTPIGRYAGALAGVRPDDLAAHVIRELVARHPAVDWARTDDVILGCANQAGEDNRNVARMAALLGGLPEEVPGSTVNRLCGSGLDALAGAARSIVAGEADLVVAGGVESMSRAPFVMPKATTAFARTAEVHDTTIGWRLVNPLMKRGWGIDSMPETAENVAAEFGVDRAAQDEFAYRSQQRAAKAQADGRLAEEIVPVTVPAGRRETKLVEVDEHPRETSLEKLAALPTPFREGGTVTAGNSSGVNDGAVALLVASEAAVARYDLTPLARVTGAAAAGVPPRIMGIGPVPATRKLLDRYGLGLADLDVIELNEAFAAQSVAVLRELGLPEDAEQVNPNGGAIALGHPLGASGARLALTAALELRRRGGRRALATMCIGVGQGISLLLEAAA; translated from the coding sequence ATGACCGTCGCATATCTCGTGGCCGGAGTTCGCACCCCGATCGGCCGCTACGCCGGCGCCCTCGCCGGGGTACGCCCCGACGACCTGGCCGCGCACGTGATCCGCGAACTGGTCGCCCGCCACCCGGCGGTGGACTGGGCCCGCACCGACGACGTGATCCTCGGCTGCGCCAACCAGGCCGGTGAGGACAACCGCAACGTGGCCCGGATGGCGGCGCTGCTCGGCGGGCTGCCCGAGGAGGTGCCCGGCAGCACGGTCAACCGCCTCTGCGGCTCCGGCCTGGACGCGCTCGCCGGCGCCGCCCGGTCGATCGTGGCCGGTGAGGCCGACCTGGTGGTGGCCGGCGGGGTGGAGAGCATGAGCCGGGCCCCGTTCGTCATGCCGAAGGCGACCACCGCGTTCGCCCGCACCGCCGAGGTCCACGACACCACCATCGGCTGGCGGCTGGTCAACCCGCTGATGAAGCGGGGCTGGGGCATCGACTCGATGCCGGAGACGGCGGAGAACGTCGCCGCCGAGTTCGGCGTCGACCGCGCGGCGCAGGACGAGTTCGCGTACCGCTCCCAGCAGCGGGCCGCCAAGGCGCAGGCCGACGGCCGGCTGGCCGAGGAGATCGTGCCGGTCACCGTGCCGGCCGGCCGGCGGGAGACGAAGCTGGTCGAGGTCGACGAGCACCCCCGGGAGACCTCGCTGGAGAAGCTGGCCGCGCTGCCCACCCCGTTCCGCGAGGGCGGCACGGTGACCGCCGGCAACTCCTCCGGCGTCAACGACGGCGCGGTGGCCCTGCTCGTCGCCTCCGAGGCGGCCGTCGCCCGGTACGACCTCACCCCGCTCGCCCGGGTGACCGGCGCGGCGGCGGCCGGCGTACCGCCCCGGATCATGGGGATCGGACCGGTGCCGGCCACCCGCAAGCTGCTCGACCGGTACGGCCTCGGCCTGGCCGACCTCGACGTGATCGAGCTGAACGAGGCGTTCGCCGCCCAGTCCGTCGCGGTGCTGCGCGAGCTGGGGCTGCCCGAGGACGCCGAGCAGGTCAACCCGAACGGCGGCGCGATCGCCCTGGGTCACCCGCTCGGCGCCAGCGGTGCCCGGCTTGCGCTCACCGCCGCGCTGGAGCTGCGCCGCCGGGGCGGGCGGCGGGCCCTGGCCACCATGTGCATCGGCGTCGGGCAGGGCATCTCCCTGCTGCTGGAGGCCGCGGCCTGA
- a CDS encoding amino acid permease: protein MSSTIEDGVTPPSPVSDEERLAQLGYKQELRRKLSGFSNFAVSFSIISILAGAITSYGIAMTAGGPLAITLGWLFVGVMVIFVALAMAEICSVYPTAGALYWWAAALAKRNKAVWAWFVGWFNFLGEVAVTAAIDFGAAITTSAFLSLAFDLEVTAGRTFLIFLVIIVAHGLLNTFGVNLVRLLSDISAWWHLAGVAVIVGALAIVPDQHKPLSEVFLEVRNETGFTFAGAAGYAVLIGLLMAQYTYTGYDASAHVAEETHDAARSAPRGIVASVVVSVVAGFVLLFAITWSIQDYDAERTTALGLPPAQIFIDAVGHDLGTFLLFICVVAQFFCGMASVTANSRMAYAFSRDGALPGSGIWKRVNSRTGTPTNSIWLCVTCSALLVLPSLWNTTAYLAATSIAVIGLYIAYVAPVFLRRRTPDFRVGPWNLGRWSAPVGWIAVVWVAVICVLFVLPTGSPITAGTFNYTIVAVGVVLGGAWLWWVLSARRWFTGPRHNVPDPAIPKPATGAEPVTEPAAE, encoded by the coding sequence ATGAGCTCAACGATTGAGGACGGAGTAACCCCACCTTCCCCTGTCTCTGACGAGGAACGGCTCGCGCAGCTGGGATACAAGCAGGAACTCCGTCGCAAGCTGTCCGGCTTCTCCAACTTCGCGGTCTCGTTCTCCATCATTTCCATCCTGGCCGGCGCGATCACGTCGTACGGCATCGCGATGACGGCCGGCGGCCCGTTGGCGATCACCCTGGGCTGGCTCTTCGTCGGCGTCATGGTGATCTTCGTCGCGCTGGCCATGGCCGAGATCTGCTCGGTCTATCCCACCGCCGGGGCCCTCTACTGGTGGGCCGCCGCGCTCGCCAAGCGGAACAAGGCGGTCTGGGCGTGGTTCGTCGGCTGGTTCAACTTCCTGGGCGAGGTGGCGGTGACCGCCGCCATCGACTTCGGCGCGGCCATCACCACCTCGGCCTTCCTGAGCCTCGCCTTCGACCTGGAGGTGACCGCGGGACGCACCTTTCTGATCTTCCTGGTGATCATCGTCGCGCACGGTCTGCTCAACACCTTCGGCGTCAACCTCGTACGGCTGCTCTCGGATATCAGCGCGTGGTGGCACCTTGCCGGCGTCGCGGTCATCGTCGGTGCCCTCGCGATCGTGCCCGACCAGCACAAGCCCCTCTCCGAGGTGTTCCTGGAGGTACGCAACGAGACGGGCTTCACCTTCGCCGGCGCGGCCGGCTACGCGGTGCTCATCGGTCTGCTGATGGCGCAGTACACGTACACCGGTTACGACGCCAGCGCCCACGTGGCGGAGGAGACTCACGACGCGGCCCGCTCCGCGCCCCGCGGCATCGTGGCGTCGGTCGTGGTCTCGGTCGTCGCCGGTTTCGTGCTCCTCTTCGCCATCACCTGGTCCATCCAGGACTACGACGCCGAACGGACGACCGCGCTGGGCCTGCCCCCGGCGCAGATCTTCATCGACGCGGTGGGCCACGACCTCGGCACGTTCCTGCTTTTCATCTGCGTGGTCGCCCAGTTCTTCTGCGGCATGGCCTCGGTCACGGCGAACTCCCGGATGGCGTACGCGTTCAGCCGGGACGGCGCGCTGCCCGGCTCCGGGATCTGGAAGCGGGTCAACTCGCGTACGGGCACGCCGACCAACTCGATCTGGCTCTGCGTCACCTGCTCTGCACTGCTCGTCCTGCCGTCGCTCTGGAACACCACCGCCTACCTGGCGGCCACCTCCATCGCGGTGATCGGCCTCTACATCGCGTACGTGGCCCCGGTGTTCCTGCGTCGGCGCACGCCGGACTTCCGGGTCGGGCCGTGGAACCTGGGTCGGTGGAGCGCGCCGGTGGGATGGATCGCCGTCGTCTGGGTCGCGGTGATCTGCGTCCTCTTCGTGCTGCCGACCGGCAGCCCCATTACCGCCGGCACGTTCAACTACACGATCGTCGCGGTCGGCGTCGTGCTCGGCGGCGCCTGGCTCTGGTGGGTGCTCAGCGCCCGGCGCTGGTTCACCGGCCCCCGCCACAACGTGCCGGATCCGGCGATCCCGAAGCCGGCGACGGGTGCCGAGCCCGTCACCGAGCCGGCCGCCGAGTAG
- a CDS encoding SH3 domain-containing protein codes for MKKTFRTVAATMALALAVPAGVLASTASPALASCTAHKMPNLDDGYDSVLGAGSTGLALRTGPHVSCGLILRIPEGRIVGLQCYQQGDVVNQVPTWSAVNFQGNPGWVSDAYLKRGGSYDYCGDEGW; via the coding sequence TTGAAGAAGACCTTCCGCACTGTTGCCGCAACCATGGCGCTGGCCCTGGCTGTCCCGGCCGGCGTCCTGGCTAGTACCGCCTCTCCTGCTCTTGCCAGTTGCACTGCTCACAAGATGCCAAACTTGGACGACGGGTACGACTCGGTGCTGGGCGCCGGGTCCACCGGTTTGGCTCTTCGCACGGGTCCCCACGTCTCCTGTGGTCTGATCCTTCGAATTCCTGAGGGGCGCATCGTCGGTCTTCAGTGTTACCAGCAGGGCGACGTCGTGAATCAGGTACCGACGTGGAGCGCCGTCAATTTCCAGGGAAATCCCGGCTGGGTGTCTGACGCTTACCTGAAGCGCGGCGGCAGTTACGATTACTGCGGCGACGAAGGCTGGTAG
- a CDS encoding glutamine synthetase family protein, with amino-acid sequence MRTAPLTLEQLRVAVDDGGIDTVVLALTDMQGRLQGKRFHAPYFLDQVVAHGSEGCNYLLAVDVDMNTVDGYAMSSWARGYGDFAMRPDLVTLRPVPWQPGTALLLADLEWLDGSGPVVASPRQILRRQLDRLAGHGLTAYAGTELEFVLFRDSYEEAWRRGYRDLTPANQYNVDYSLLGTARVEPLLRRIRTEMAGAGLTPESAKGECNLGQHEIAFRYDEALTCADHHVIYKNGAKEIAAQEGMSITFMAKPNAREGNSCHIHFSLRDADGRPVLAGDGPAHLSATGQRVLAGLLATMREFSLFSAPNVNSYKRYQPGSFAPTALRWGTDNRTCALRLVGHGPGLRVENRAPGADVNPYLAIAALAAGAVHGIERELTLEEECTGNAYDDGTAERVPGTLRDALALWESSELARDAFGPEVVAHYANQARVELTAFDAAITDWELTRGFERL; translated from the coding sequence ATGAGGACAGCTCCGCTCACGCTGGAACAACTCCGGGTCGCCGTCGACGACGGCGGGATCGACACGGTGGTGCTGGCCCTGACCGACATGCAGGGTCGGCTCCAGGGCAAGCGGTTCCACGCGCCCTACTTCCTCGACCAGGTGGTCGCGCATGGCAGCGAGGGCTGCAACTACCTGCTCGCCGTCGACGTGGACATGAACACCGTCGACGGGTACGCGATGTCGAGCTGGGCCCGCGGCTACGGCGACTTCGCGATGAGGCCCGACCTGGTGACCCTGCGCCCGGTGCCGTGGCAGCCGGGCACCGCGCTGCTCCTGGCCGACCTGGAGTGGCTGGACGGCTCCGGCCCGGTGGTCGCCTCACCCCGGCAGATCCTGCGCCGGCAGCTCGACCGGCTGGCCGGGCACGGACTGACCGCGTACGCCGGGACGGAGCTGGAGTTCGTGCTGTTCCGCGACTCGTACGAGGAGGCGTGGCGGCGCGGCTACCGGGACCTGACCCCGGCCAACCAGTACAACGTGGACTACTCGCTGCTCGGCACCGCCCGGGTGGAGCCGCTGCTGCGCCGGATCCGTACCGAGATGGCCGGGGCCGGGCTGACCCCGGAGAGCGCCAAGGGCGAGTGCAACCTCGGCCAACACGAGATTGCCTTCCGCTACGACGAGGCGCTGACCTGCGCCGACCACCACGTGATCTACAAGAACGGGGCGAAGGAGATCGCCGCCCAGGAGGGCATGTCGATCACCTTCATGGCCAAGCCGAACGCCCGGGAGGGCAACTCCTGCCACATCCACTTCTCGCTGCGCGACGCCGACGGTCGCCCGGTGCTGGCCGGTGACGGGCCGGCCCACCTGAGCGCCACCGGGCAGCGGGTGCTGGCCGGGCTGCTCGCCACGATGCGCGAGTTCAGCCTCTTCTCCGCCCCGAACGTCAACTCCTACAAGCGCTACCAGCCGGGTTCGTTCGCCCCGACCGCGCTGCGCTGGGGCACCGACAACCGCACCTGCGCGCTGCGGCTGGTCGGGCACGGCCCGGGCCTGCGGGTGGAGAACCGGGCGCCCGGGGCGGACGTCAACCCGTACCTGGCGATCGCCGCGCTGGCCGCCGGGGCGGTGCACGGAATCGAGCGGGAGCTGACGTTGGAGGAGGAGTGCACCGGCAACGCGTACGACGACGGCACCGCCGAGCGTGTCCCCGGCACCCTCCGCGACGCCCTCGCCCTCTGGGAGTCCTCCGAGCTGGCCAGGGATGCCTTCGGCCCCGAGGTGGTCGCCCACTACGCCAACCAGGCCCGCGTCGAGCTCACCGCCTTCGACGCCGCCATCACCGACTGGGAACTAACCCGTGGCTTCGAACGCCTCTAA